The genomic window ACCGCAAGTGGAGAAATCTCGATCGCCAACTTCAAGTAATTGTGCCTTACCACAAGGGACGCGATTTGCCTCTGGGTACGCTACGCAATATTATGATTGGTGCTGACATTCCAGAAAGCGAATGGAAAACGGAGTAAAGTAATCAATGGCTAAGATTTATCACGCCGATCTCTGGGGTTCACGGGAAGATAAATATCGCTATCTTCAA from Aerosakkonema funiforme FACHB-1375 includes these protein-coding regions:
- a CDS encoding type II toxin-antitoxin system HicA family toxin — encoded protein: MTRDRRMNAGEVERILERYGFALISQKGSHRKWRNLDRQLQVIVPYHKGRDLPLGTLRNIMIGADIPESEWKTE